In Fusobacterium perfoetens, the genomic window TTATAATATGTGCTCTTTTTCTTGGAGGAGTTATGGAGAGAGCTGGAATGCTTAATGCTATAGCAAATAAGATTTTAAGCCTTGCAAAATCAACAGGAAGTCTTATTCTTGCAACAATATTTACAGCTATTGCTTCAAATGCTTTAGCTGCAGAACAATATCTTTCAATAGTTATTACAGGAAGAATATTTAAAGATGCTTATGCAAAAAGAAATCTTCATCCAGTAACTCTTTCAAGAGTTTTAGAAGATTCAGGAACACTATCATCTCCACTTTTCCCATGGAACAGTTGTGGTGCTTACATGATTGCAGCTCTTGGAATAGCTCCTTGGATATATGTTCCATATTGTTTCTTAAATTTAATTAACCCTGTAATTTCAGCAATATATGGATATACAGGATTTACAATTAAATATCTTAATGGAGAAAATGAAAAAAAATTCCATTTTAAAAAAGCTTTACTTACAATGTTAAATATTTTTCATAAATAAAAAATTATAATAGAGGGCTGTTGCATTTTATAATTTATAAAATACAACAGCCCACATTTTTTATTATAAAGTAAATTTTTGGTTATCCTACTACACGGCAGTTTTCATCATTTTTATCGCATATATATTTAACTTCATTTACAAGAGGTTTTCCTTCAATAAAATCTCTTATATTATTTAATGTAGTAATTGTTATTGCTTCAATAGCTTCTTTTGTAAAGTAAGCCTGATGAGAAGTGATAAGAACATTATGGAAAGAAAGAAGTCTTCCTAAAATATCATCTTCAATCACCTCATCAGATTTATCTTCAAAGAAATAATTTGCTTCTTCTTCATAAACATCAAGAGCAGCAGCTCCTATTTTTTTATCTTTTAAGGCTTCTACAAGATCAACTGAATCTATTAAAAGTCCTCTTCCTGTATTAACAATCATAACTCCATCTTTCATTTTTGCCATTGATTCTCTATTTATCATATATTGAGTTTCTTTAGTAAGAGGACAGTTTAAAGAAATAATATCTGATTCTCTGTATAAAGTATCAAGATCAACAAATTCAAAGCCAAGCTCTTTTGCTTTTTCATAATTTGGGTAAGGATCATAGGCAATAACTTTTGTTCCAAAACCTTTTAATATTTTTATAAGAATTTGAGCTATTTTTCCTGCACCTATAATACCTACAGTTTTTTCATGCAGATCATATCCCATAAGACCATTTATAGAAAAATTTCCTTCTCTTGTACGAACATATGCTTTATGAATTTTTCTGCTCAGAGAAAGAATCATTCCCATAGTATATTCTGCTATTGAGTAAGGAGAATAGGCAGGAACTCTTACAACTTGAAATCTTCCTTTGATATCTTTAAAAGAGATATTGTTGTATCCTGCACATCTCATTGCAAGAAGTTTAACTCCATTTTCAGCCATAATATCAATAACTTTTTTATCTATTGTATCATTTGCAAAAGCACAAACAATTTCATATCCCTTTGTAAGAGGTGCAGTCTCCTCAGTAAGTTTTCCTTTTAGAAATTTCATTTCTATATTATAATCTTTTCCATATTTATTAAAAAATTCTTTGTCATATGATTTTATGTCAAAAAATAATACTTTTTTCTTTTCCATTTTACAACCTCCATAAATATTTAATTAATTTTATGTATATAGTATATCATTTGAAAAAATTTATTACTACAAATTCTTTATTTTTTTAATAAAGAATTTGTAAAAATATATTTTTTGTAGTTTATGTACTGCTTTAAAGCATTATAAATATTTTATTTTTTATTCTTTTTTTAACTTTTATATGATAAAATACGATTTGTAGTACAAAAGTAACAGGAGGCTTTAAAAAATGTTTAAAAATATACTTAAAGGTGTAGGAATAGGAGTTGCCAATATTATTCCAGGTGTCTCAGGAGGAACTTTGGCAGTTGTTTTTGGAATATATGATTATCTTATGGAAGCAGTTGCTTGTTTTTTAACAGCATCAAGAGAGAAAAAGAAAGAATATGCAAAATTTCTTATTCAGATAGGTATAGGAGCAGGAGCAGGAATATTAATTTTTGCAAGAGTAATAGAATATCTTTTTGCTCATTATCCTGTGCAGACAAAAATAGCTTTTGTTATTCTTATTCTTCCTTCAATTCCACTTATAGTGAAGGGGGAAAATTACAGAGATAAAAAGAATATTATTTCTTTTATTTTAGGTTTTATATCTATAATGCTTTTTACTTATGCAGCAATTAAAGTTTCAGGAGGGCCTCAGGAATTTGAAAATGTGAGAACAGTTTTTTCTTTTTCTTATTATATAAAATTGGCTTTTTGTGGATTTATAGCTATAGGAGCTATGATTATTCCTGGAATTTCTGGTTCATTTCTTCTTTTAATATTAGGAGAATATCAAAATATTCTTTCATATATTAATAATTTTCAGATAGTTCCTATGATGTATCTTGCTGTTGGAATGGGAATGGGTGCACTTGGATTTACAAAAGTTATAAATTACTGTTTGAAAAATTACAGAAGTCTTACTCTTTTCTTTATACTTGGAATAATAATTGCATCACTTATACAGCTTTTATTAAATTTATAAATTATTATGTATTCCTGCATTAATGACAAAATGTTTTTAATGTAGGAATTTTTTTATATCTATTAATAATGAAAAAAAGAAAAAAGCCGAATATCAAAAGATATTCGGCATTTCTTTGTTTTGGTTGTTAGTCAACAAGAATTATAAAGCGTTAACTTTAGCTGCTAATCTAGCTTTTTTTCTAGAAGCTGTATTTTTCTTTAATACACCTTTAGTAACTGCTTTGTCAAATTCTTTGTAAGCTACAGTTAAAGCTGCCTTAGCTGCTTCAACATCAGCAGTTTCAACAGCTGCTAAAACTTTTTTAGTCATAGTTTTAACTCTAGTTTTTACTGCTTGATTTCTCACTCTGTTTCTCTCGTTGATTAATACTCTCTTTTTAGCTGATTTTGAGTTTGCCAAATTAAAAACCTCCTAAATAATTATAAATAAAATAATAATGTTTTTTGGTAACTTATTTTATCATGGTCTTAAAATTTAACAGGTAAGATCTAAAAGAGAGACACATATCTAAAACAATGGACCAAAGATATTATATCATAAAAAGCTGAAATGTAAAAGGAAAAAATAAAAAAGAGTATCTATTTTTTTAAAAAAAGGTTATCATATAGGCTGAATAAGTTTTGAAATTTTATTTAGAGAGGATTTCTTATGAATATAGAAGAAAAAATATCTCTTGAAGCCAGAGAAAAAATGGCCTTTGAGATTGAAGAGTCTGGTGGAAACGAAGTATTCTTTCGTGGAATCCTTGATGAAAATAAAATAGTAGCAGATGTTGAAGTCCTTGCTAAAGGAAACAGATACAGTGTTCCTGCTATTTTAAAAAGAATGAAAAAAAATGAAATTATTATACATAATCATCCTTCAGGATATCTTTATCCTTCTGATGCAGATGTAGAAATAGCATCAATTTTCGCAGACAGAATGGACGGAGGGTCATATATTATAGATAATAGTGCTGAAAATGTTTATGTTATTACAGAAGCATATTTTGATGAAAATAAAAAAATAGATATAAAACCTTATTTTGAAAGAAATGGACTTCTCTCTCAGTGCTTTAAGGAATTTGAATATAGAGATGAACAGCTTCATATGGCTGAGCATATTGAAAAAGGTCTTAACGATGAAAAAAAAGTTGTTGTGGAAGCAGGAACAGGAACAGGAAAAACTCTTGCATACCTTATTCCAAGTATTCAATGGGCTGTTGAAAATGGAAAAAAGGTTATTATATCAACAAATACAATAAATTTACAGGAGCAGCTTTTAAATAAAGACATTCCTATTGTAAAAAAAATAATGCAGAAAGATTTTAAATATCTTTTAGTTAAAGGAAGAGGGAATTTTTTATGTAACAGAAAACATGCTAATCTTCTTTCAATGAAACCTGCAGATTTAGAAGAATTTTCACAAGATCAGAAAAAGCAGTTTGAGGCACTTATAAACTGGGGAAAAGAAACAAGAATAGGGGATAAATCTGAACTTTATTTTGAAGTTGATTATACAGTTTGGGAATATTTCCAAAGTGAGACAGATATATGTGCAGGTTCAAGATGCCCTTATAAAAGCGAATGTTTCTTTTTAAAATCAAGAGAAGAAAAGAAAAAAGCAGATATTTTAATTGCTAATCATCATATTTTTTTCTCGGATCTTGCAATAAGAAAAGAGATAGGATTTAATACAGATTATTCTATTCTTCCTGAATATGGATTAGTTGTTTTTGATGAAGCCCATAATATTCAGAAAGTAGCAAGAGACTATTTTTCTTATGAAGTTTCAAAATATGGTTTTACAAAAGCGATGAATCAGATTCATAATGTTTCTAATAATAAGAAACATAAAGGACAGCTTGAAATACTTCTTCAATATTTGAAAAAAAGAAATTATGAAGATAAGGAAGTTGTAGAAAAATTATTGGAAAATGATGTAAGAATAAATCATAATAATCTTTTTAAAGCAGGACGGGATTATTTTGACAGACTTATTGAGATTTTTTCAAAAGGACAGGTTGGAAGCATAAGTTTCAGAATAAAAAAAGATGAAATTATGGCTTCATCTTTTTACAGTATGCTTAATGATGTAAAAGAAAATTTCATACTGGAATTTAATACCTATCTTCGTACTGCAAGAAAAATTATAACATCTTTGAAAGATACTGAAGATAATGATGGAATTATTAATGATTTTAGTAAATATATAGAAAGACTTGAAACATTTTTTGAAAATTTCAAATTTATAAATAATCTTGATGATGAAGAATTTATTTATTGGGTTGAAGTAAATAATAAAAAGAGTAACTCAAAACTTGTTGCCACTCCTTTAAATATAGATGGAGAATTAAGTGAAAATCTTTATTCAAATTTAAAGCAGCTTATATTTACATCAGCTACCATAGCAGTTGAAAATAATTTTGACTATTTTAAAAAATCAATCGGACTTGAAGAGGAAACATATGATAAGATAATTGCCTCTCCTTTTGATTATGACAGACAAATGAAAGTTTATATTCCGAGTGGACTTCCAGATCCAAATGATAGAAACTTTTTAGATGAGATTGAACCTCTTTTAAAAAAGATGATTTTAAAAACAAAGGGAAGAACTTTTGTTCTTTTTACATCTTATAAATCTTTAAATTATATGTATTATATGTTAAGGGAAGAACTTGAAGAAAATGGGATTAATTTTTTTATTCAGGGAATGTATCCAAGAACAAAGTTAGTAGAAATGTTTAAGAACAGCGATTCTCCTGTATTATTTGGAACAGACTCTTTCTGGGAGGGAGTAGATGTAAAAGGAGAAAAACTTGTTTCTGTTATAATAGTAAAACTTCCTTTTAAAGTTCCAAGTGATCCTGTTACAGAAGCTATAATTGAGACATATGAGCTTCAGGGAAAAAATCCTTTTATAGAATATCAGATTCCAGAATCTGTTATTAAATTTAAACAAGGAATAGGGCGTCTTATAAGAAGTAAAGAAGACAGAGGAATTATAACAATTCTAGATAATAGAATAGTGACAAAAAGATATGGGAAATATTTCCTTGATAGTATTCCTACAAAGAATATTCAAAGGATAGATCAGAGTGAAATTACAGGCTAAAAAACTACGGAGGAATTATGAAAAAATTCAAGCTTTTCGGTTTTAAATTTGTCTTTAAACTTGAGAAAGAAAATAAAGATGATGTTCAGGTTTATTCAGAGTCATATAACCTCAAGGAGAAAGTAGTATATATTCTTCTTATTATGGCTGTTTTATCTTTCAGTGCCAAGTTTCATCTTTTCTTTAACCACAATAGTTATAAGAAAGGAAGTATAGTAAAAGAGGATATCTATGCACCACAGACAATAAAATATAACGATGTGGCAAAAAGAGAAGCAATAATAGAAGAACTTATTCTTACTTCAAAAAAAGAGTATATTCATGTTCCTGAAGTTGAAGTTTCTCATTACAATGGAATGAAAAACTTCTACGATCAGATTATTGCTCTTAAAAAAGGGACAAAAATAGATTTCAATTATAAGATAATAGAAGAAAATCTTGAAAAAGATATAAATAAAAATCTTGTAAAAGAAATTTCTAAGCTGAGCACAAGAAAAATTACAGCTCAGAGAGATTCTCTTTTAAAGCTTCTTAGTGAAATATATGAAAGTAAAGTTGTAAAAGAAGATGGAATTATAACAATAAAAGATGAGGAAAGAGAAAAGATAGAAAAGCTTACCCCTCTTGAACAAAAAGTGCTTCATACTTTTATTGTTCCAAATTATATTTTTGATAAAGAAAAAACTAAAGAGGAGATAGAGAAAAAGACTTCCAAAATAGGAGAACAAATAGTTGAAGTTCATGCAGGAAGTGTTGTTGCTAAAAAAGGAGAAGTTTTAAGTGATAAAAAACTTGAACTTTTAAGTGCTGTTGGAATTTATTCTTATGGGGAAAGTGTAACAAGACTTGTAATGAATATTATGTATCTTTTTATAATCTCTTTTATATCTTATCAAACACTTTACAGAACTTTTAAAAAAGAGATTCTTAAGAAAAATACTTACAGAGCTGTTTTGATTCTTATAACAGGTGCTTTTTTCATTCTTAGATTTTTAAGTAATGAATATATGTTCATAGTTCCTTTTGAAGTAGTATTTTTTATGCTTGGTATTTTAGTAAATCCAAAATTTGCTTTTACAATGACACTTATTTCTCTTGGATTTTTAATGCCTATATTAGATTATAATCTTATATATTTCTTTATATATCTTTTTGCAGTTGTTTTAGGAACAATTCTTTTAAAAGATATAAAAACAAGATCACAGCTTATAAACTTAGGTGTTCAGCTGTCAATAGTTAAGTTTATACTATTTTTTATATTAAGTTACTTTATAGATACAATGAATGTTTCAGTTGTAATGAAAGCAGGACAGATTATTATAGCCGGAATACTTTCAGGAATGGTAAGTATAGCTCTTGTTCCTTATTTTGAAAGAACATTTAATATACTTACAAGATTTAAACTTCTTGAACTTGGAGACTTATCTCATCCTCTGCTTCGTGATCTTTCAGTTAAGACACCAGGAACTTTTTATCACTCAATGATGGTTGCTACACTTTCTGAAGCTGCAGCAGATGCCATAGGGGCAGATTCAATATTTACAAGAGTAGCATCATATTACCATGACATAGGAAAGATGAAAAGACCTAAGTTCTATGTTGAAAATCAGGAAGGAGGAGTAAATCCTCATAATGCAATATCTCCATTTTTAAGTGCTCTTATAATTGCTGCCCATACAAAAGAGGGAGCAGAGCTTGGAAAAGAATATCAGATTCCAAAAGAAATAAGAGATATAATGTATGAACATCAGGGAACAACTCTTCTTGCATATTTCTATAATAAAGCAAAACAGCTTGATGAAAATGTTCAAGAGGAAGATTTTAGATATTCAGGGCCTAAGCCAAAGACAAAAGAATCAGCAATTATCATGCTTGCTGACTCAATAGAAGCAGCAGTAAGAAGCTTAGATGAAAAAACTCCTATAACTATAGAAGCGATGATAAGAAAAATTATTGCAGGAAAAATGGGAGATGGACAGCTTTCAGATGCAGACCTTACATTTAAGGAAATAGAAACTATAATAAAAGTATTTACAAAAACTCTTATGGGGATTCACCATGTGAGAATAAAATATCCAGGACAAAAATAAAAATTTTTGGATTGTAAAGGAGAGAAAATTGAAAATTAATTTAGATTTAGGAATAAATATTGACACATATGAGAATGAAATAAATTTTGAAGAAGTTGAAAAATATGTGACAGAGGTATTAAACAGAGAATATTCAAGTGATAAAGAAGTATATATATCAGTTCTTCTTACAGGAAATGATGAAATACAGACTGTAAACAGAGACTTCAGAGGAAAGGATATGCCTACAGATGTTATCTCTTTTGCATATCATGACAATGATGAAGGAGATACAGGAATATTTGATACTTTAGGAGATATAATTATATCTCTTGAAAGAGTTAATGAACAGAGAAAAGACTATAATCACTCTTTTAAAAGAGAATTTTACTATGTGCTTACTCACGGACTTCTTCACCTTCTTGGTTATGATCATATGGAAGAGGAAGAGAAAAAAGTTATGAGAGCTAAAGAGGAAGAAATTTTAACACATTATGGATATACAAGAGACATTTAAAAGCAGGTGATAATTATGCAGACTTCAAAAGAATATTTGCTTTTCAGTATTCTTTCATACTATAACCTTACAGATGAGGTTAAGGGACAGTTTCTTATAAATTCACTGGAAGGAATTGATTTTGGAAGAAGCATATCAACTAATGCAAATCTTTTCAGAGATGATGCCTATGGCAGATGTACAGAATATTTTATGAATGAACTTGAAAGCTGGAAAATTTATGATATAGACAACAGAACAGGTTCAGGAGGAAATGGAAAATCAAAGTCTAGTTTTTTTGCAATTGTATTCAATAAGGGGGACGAATATGTAATATCCTATAGAGGAAGTGAAACATATCCTTTTGAAGAAGCATACAGAGATTTTATAGAAACAGATCTTCGTATAGGAATGGGGAAAAAGCCTCTTCAGTTTTGGGAAGGACTTGAAGTTTTTGAAGACCTTCTCTCAAAAGGAATTCTCTTTGAAAATATAAGTATTACAGGGCACTCTTTAGGAGGGGGAATAGCACAGTTTGCTGCTGTTATGCTCTATAAAAAATATAAAAAAGTTCCAAGAGTATGTACATGGAATGCAGTGGGAATAAACCGTGATGGTATTATTGGAGTGGAAGATTTTATAGATTATGAAAAAATTCTTGATTCATGTCATATGACAGAAGAAGAAAAAGAAATTTTTAAAGATTTTAAAGAATCTTATTTAGAATTCTTTTTAAAGGAATTGAAAAAATATAAGGTAATAAAAGATAACAGAACAGTTCTTATTGACAAATATTCAACTTTTTATTTTCAAATAGATGATGTGTTTGTGGAAGCTCTTTCAAAGCAGACAAATTTTAAAGAAATATTAAATAAACTTTCTCTTGAAAGAAGAAGAGAACTTCTTCTTAATGAAGAAATTATAGATAAACTGTTTCAAATAGATAATCTTACGGAACTTCTTTATGAGGCAGTTGGATTTATTAAAATTTTAAATGAGAATAAAGTATTTGAAAATAATGTAGTTAATTTTTGCCATTCAAAAGATTTAGTAAGTTTTCTTTTCCCACATATAGGAACTACTTATCAGGCAGACCTTAATTTTATGAAGAAAGATGCTGGAAAAAGCAGTTTTTTCAGAAATTTTTCTATATTTAAAAAATCTGTGCAAAGTTATCATTTTGAAGATGTCTTTATTCCTTTTATAACTTCTAGTGGAGCATTTGCTGACTTTTTATCAATAAATTATATAAGCAGTGTTTTAAGAAAAGTAATTTATCTTGAATATACTTTTACAAAAGAATTTCTAGGACTTTATTTTATGAGAACAGAAATTACAGAAGAAAATTTTCAGAACTTTAAAACAAGTATTATAAATGGAATTGAGAAAACAGGAGATGATATTCTCTATAAAGATAAAGCAAAAGCTAAGATTCAGCTTATGGACTATGAAGAATTAAAAACATTATGGGAAAAGACAATAGAAAAAATACCAAG contains:
- a CDS encoding 2-hydroxyacid dehydrogenase; its protein translation is MEKKKVLFFDIKSYDKEFFNKYGKDYNIEMKFLKGKLTEETAPLTKGYEIVCAFANDTIDKKVIDIMAENGVKLLAMRCAGYNNISFKDIKGRFQVVRVPAYSPYSIAEYTMGMILSLSRKIHKAYVRTREGNFSINGLMGYDLHEKTVGIIGAGKIAQILIKILKGFGTKVIAYDPYPNYEKAKELGFEFVDLDTLYRESDIISLNCPLTKETQYMINRESMAKMKDGVMIVNTGRGLLIDSVDLVEALKDKKIGAAALDVYEEEANYFFEDKSDEVIEDDILGRLLSFHNVLITSHQAYFTKEAIEAITITTLNNIRDFIEGKPLVNEVKYICDKNDENCRVVG
- a CDS encoding DUF368 domain-containing protein produces the protein MFKNILKGVGIGVANIIPGVSGGTLAVVFGIYDYLMEAVACFLTASREKKKEYAKFLIQIGIGAGAGILIFARVIEYLFAHYPVQTKIAFVILILPSIPLIVKGENYRDKKNIISFILGFISIMLFTYAAIKVSGGPQEFENVRTVFSFSYYIKLAFCGFIAIGAMIIPGISGSFLLLILGEYQNILSYINNFQIVPMMYLAVGMGMGALGFTKVINYCLKNYRSLTLFFILGIIIASLIQLLLNL
- the rpsT gene encoding 30S ribosomal protein S20 produces the protein MANSKSAKKRVLINERNRVRNQAVKTRVKTMTKKVLAAVETADVEAAKAALTVAYKEFDKAVTKGVLKKNTASRKKARLAAKVNAL
- a CDS encoding helicase C-terminal domain-containing protein, coding for MNIEEKISLEAREKMAFEIEESGGNEVFFRGILDENKIVADVEVLAKGNRYSVPAILKRMKKNEIIIHNHPSGYLYPSDADVEIASIFADRMDGGSYIIDNSAENVYVITEAYFDENKKIDIKPYFERNGLLSQCFKEFEYRDEQLHMAEHIEKGLNDEKKVVVEAGTGTGKTLAYLIPSIQWAVENGKKVIISTNTINLQEQLLNKDIPIVKKIMQKDFKYLLVKGRGNFLCNRKHANLLSMKPADLEEFSQDQKKQFEALINWGKETRIGDKSELYFEVDYTVWEYFQSETDICAGSRCPYKSECFFLKSREEKKKADILIANHHIFFSDLAIRKEIGFNTDYSILPEYGLVVFDEAHNIQKVARDYFSYEVSKYGFTKAMNQIHNVSNNKKHKGQLEILLQYLKKRNYEDKEVVEKLLENDVRINHNNLFKAGRDYFDRLIEIFSKGQVGSISFRIKKDEIMASSFYSMLNDVKENFILEFNTYLRTARKIITSLKDTEDNDGIINDFSKYIERLETFFENFKFINNLDDEEFIYWVEVNNKKSNSKLVATPLNIDGELSENLYSNLKQLIFTSATIAVENNFDYFKKSIGLEEETYDKIIASPFDYDRQMKVYIPSGLPDPNDRNFLDEIEPLLKKMILKTKGRTFVLFTSYKSLNYMYYMLREELEENGINFFIQGMYPRTKLVEMFKNSDSPVLFGTDSFWEGVDVKGEKLVSVIIVKLPFKVPSDPVTEAIIETYELQGKNPFIEYQIPESVIKFKQGIGRLIRSKEDRGIITILDNRIVTKRYGKYFLDSIPTKNIQRIDQSEITG
- a CDS encoding HD family phosphohydrolase, whose amino-acid sequence is MKKFKLFGFKFVFKLEKENKDDVQVYSESYNLKEKVVYILLIMAVLSFSAKFHLFFNHNSYKKGSIVKEDIYAPQTIKYNDVAKREAIIEELILTSKKEYIHVPEVEVSHYNGMKNFYDQIIALKKGTKIDFNYKIIEENLEKDINKNLVKEISKLSTRKITAQRDSLLKLLSEIYESKVVKEDGIITIKDEEREKIEKLTPLEQKVLHTFIVPNYIFDKEKTKEEIEKKTSKIGEQIVEVHAGSVVAKKGEVLSDKKLELLSAVGIYSYGESVTRLVMNIMYLFIISFISYQTLYRTFKKEILKKNTYRAVLILITGAFFILRFLSNEYMFIVPFEVVFFMLGILVNPKFAFTMTLISLGFLMPILDYNLIYFFIYLFAVVLGTILLKDIKTRSQLINLGVQLSIVKFILFFILSYFIDTMNVSVVMKAGQIIIAGILSGMVSIALVPYFERTFNILTRFKLLELGDLSHPLLRDLSVKTPGTFYHSMMVATLSEAAADAIGADSIFTRVASYYHDIGKMKRPKFYVENQEGGVNPHNAISPFLSALIIAAHTKEGAELGKEYQIPKEIRDIMYEHQGTTLLAYFYNKAKQLDENVQEEDFRYSGPKPKTKESAIIMLADSIEAAVRSLDEKTPITIEAMIRKIIAGKMGDGQLSDADLTFKEIETIIKVFTKTLMGIHHVRIKYPGQK
- the ybeY gene encoding rRNA maturation RNase YbeY codes for the protein MNLDLGINIDTYENEINFEEVEKYVTEVLNREYSSDKEVYISVLLTGNDEIQTVNRDFRGKDMPTDVISFAYHDNDEGDTGIFDTLGDIIISLERVNEQRKDYNHSFKREFYYVLTHGLLHLLGYDHMEEEEKKVMRAKEEEILTHYGYTRDI
- a CDS encoding lipase family protein, coding for MQTSKEYLLFSILSYYNLTDEVKGQFLINSLEGIDFGRSISTNANLFRDDAYGRCTEYFMNELESWKIYDIDNRTGSGGNGKSKSSFFAIVFNKGDEYVISYRGSETYPFEEAYRDFIETDLRIGMGKKPLQFWEGLEVFEDLLSKGILFENISITGHSLGGGIAQFAAVMLYKKYKKVPRVCTWNAVGINRDGIIGVEDFIDYEKILDSCHMTEEEKEIFKDFKESYLEFFLKELKKYKVIKDNRTVLIDKYSTFYFQIDDVFVEALSKQTNFKEILNKLSLERRRELLLNEEIIDKLFQIDNLTELLYEAVGFIKILNENKVFENNVVNFCHSKDLVSFLFPHIGTTYQADLNFMKKDAGKSSFFRNFSIFKKSVQSYHFEDVFIPFITSSGAFADFLSINYISSVLRKVIYLEYTFTKEFLGLYFMRTEITEENFQNFKTSIINGIEKTGDDILYKDKAKAKIQLMDYEELKTLWEKTIEKIPSPYISQDIYDLIVFRKNYI